A part of Rhopalosiphum maidis isolate BTI-1 chromosome 3, ASM367621v3, whole genome shotgun sequence genomic DNA contains:
- the LOC113557918 gene encoding cyclin-dependent kinase 9-like: MENNKKSLPTSQEFSNEFIKFMTLKNNNYSPELFPPQSPELEVTINLKLEKEKYLEDYERRNGFGLCRDVNQYQPLAQIGKGSYGEVFKAHDINNPDVIVAMKKMLTLRESEGFPMTALREVRILKQLSHENVIKLIEVCHTKVCKANNHRSTFFLVFEFCEHDLAGLIANRELRFELADIKQFMRQLFNGLFYLHLNKILHRDLKSSNILVTKKGTLKLADFGLSRAFSTPKENKPNNFTNGVVTLWYRPPELLLGERNYGPAIDMWGAGCIMAEFWTRYPIMQGSSELEQLKLISSLCGSITPEVWPKVVNYEMYRNIALPKHNTRKVNMFFMRHINSKLGCDLLDKLLILDPGKRLDADTALNHDFFWMDPMPSDLSKAMSQIKNQCHEYSMLQRQIFNNNQKFAKRAKP; this comes from the exons atggaaaacaataaaaaatcgttACCGACTTCTCAAGAATTTTCAAATGAGTTCATTAAATTCAtgacgttaaaaaataataactattcacCAGAGCTTTTTCCACCGCAGTCACCGGAGTTGGAAGTTaccattaatttgaaattggaaaaagaaaaatatttagaagatTATGAAAGACGTAACGGATTTGGTTTATGCAGAGACGTGAATCAATACCAACCATTGGCGCAGATTGGCAAAGGAAGCTAtgg tgaAGTGTTCAAAGcacatgatataaataatcctGATGTTATAGTGGCTATGAAAAAAATGCTTACGTTGCGTGAATCAGAAGGA TTTCCGATGACAGCATTAAGAGAAGTtcgaatattaaaacaattaagtcATGAAAATGTGATCAAATTGATAGAAGTTTGTCATACCaaag tgtgtaAAGCAAATAATCATcgctcaacattttttttggtatttgaATTCTGCGAACATGATCTAGCTGGCTTAATAGCTAATAGAGAATTACGATTTGAACTAGCTGACATCAAACAGTTCATGCGACAGTTGTTTAATGGTCTCTTTTACTTACACCTAAAcaag ATTTTACACAGAGATTTGAAATCATCGAATATATTAGTTACAAAAAAGGGAACTCTAAAATTAGCAGATTTTGGCCTATCTCGTGCATTTAGTACACCGAAggaaaataaaccaaataa ttTTACCAATGGTGTAGTAACACTATGGTACCGTCCTCCTGAGTTACTGCTGGGTGAACGTAATTACGGTCCAGCAATAGATATGTGGGGAGCTGGCTGCATTATGGCTGAATTTTGGACTCGTTACCCAATTATGCAAGGTTCTTCAGAGTTAGAacaattaaagttaataagttCTTTATGTGGGTCAATAACCCCAGAGGTATGGCCTAAAGTTGTCAATTATGAGATGTATAGAAATATTGCACTACCAAAACATAATACACGAAag gtaaatatgttttttatgcgTCATATTAATAGCAAACTGGGATGTGATTTActcgataaattattaatactggaCCCGGGTAAGAGGTTAGACGCTGACACAGCTTTGAACCACGATTTCTTTTGGATGGATCCCATGCCAAGTGATTTGTCTAAAGCGATGtctcaaattaaaaatcaatgtcACGAGTACAGTATGCTTCAACggcaaattttcaataataatcaaaaattcgCAAAACGGGCTAAACCATAG